One Silurus meridionalis isolate SWU-2019-XX chromosome 10, ASM1480568v1, whole genome shotgun sequence genomic window carries:
- the cntn1a gene encoding contactin-1a: MCHLIPLLLALSLALFSGSVYGGAAGVFDESSGYGPVFEEQPFDTIYPEESQEDKIIMTCRARSSPPATYKWRMNGLELEIPEEGNVHYGMMGGNLVISRPDNSKHAGNYSCMATNEFGTVLSREAFVEFGYLDMFSTEEREAVRVKEGQGVVLLCAPPPHFPDDLTFRWMLNEFPIFIPLDKRRFVSQTTGNLYIAKVEASDRGNYSCFVSSLSIAKSVFSKFIPLVPQTERSVREYAADIKVMFPDTYALVGQNITLECFALGNPIPQIKWRKVDGELPVYHEISKAGGLLRIFNVQYEDEGAYKCEAINSKGKDWHKANLYVEAAPDWVEHISSSERDIGSDYTMSCVAGGKPKPHVYFLKNGQMYRKHELHFKELTTHDSGMYQCIAENRHGVIQANAELRVFVGAPSFEFNPVKQRLLGAKNGRVVIECKPKAAPKPIFSWSKGTELLSNSSRIFIWNDGSLEIHNVTKSDEGKYTCFAENDRGKANSTGSLSVTDATKITLAPSNADVSVGENARMQCAASHDSSLDITFIWSLNGHAIDFDKEEGFFQHTIDSQAGVSNCELLIKKTQLRHAGIYTCTAQTPVDNVTVFAELVVRGPPGSPGGVRVEEVGVQSVKLFWSHGTDNLSPISKYNIQYRETRSEGEWKDAVTSPRNVEGNAEMSTVVQLRPWTEYEFRVIATNTLGTGEPSEPSSRITTLEMAPQVAPSDVGGGGGTSRELTITWTPVQPQYYNGRNFGYIVTFKPQDSVQWHKVTVPDANANRYIHKDPSIPPATKFDVKVKGFNSVGEGPYSLTAVIYSAQDAPSEAPTIVEARTLSATEAIVWWRPLAQQTVEGYQVRYWRKSMENEASAQRISSRDNQTRLDNMKPNSHYVIEVRAFNGAGYGPPSQRHEIYTKKAPPSRPPKIIGTKLNSSGTLVNVAWQHVEALANESAVENYKVLYRQEGHSTGTLYTTNKQSIDLPIYKDGDYLVEVRAQSKGGDGAVAQVRISAGGVSSASSLSLCVLLLVALLSLTL; encoded by the exons ACGAATCTTCAGGTTATGGACCTGTTTTTGAGGAGCAGCCATTTGACACCATCTACCCTGAGGAGTCTCAAGAAGACAAGATAATCATGACATGCCGAGCACGATCCAGCCCACCTGCCACATACAA GTGGAGGATGAATGGCTTGGAGCTTGAGATCCCGGAGGAGGGTAACGTGCACTACGGCATGATGGGGGGAAATCTGGTCATCAGCAGACCTGATAATAGCAAACACGCTGGGAACTACTCTTGCATGGCGACAAATGAGTTCGGCACGGTCCTCAGTCGAGAGGCGTTCGTCGAGTTTGGAT ATTTAGACATGTTTTCAACAGAGGAGAGAGAAGCTGTGCGTGTGAAAGAAGGTCAGGGAGTGGTGCTGTTATGTGCTCCACCTCCACATTTCCCAG ATGATCTTACCTTTCGCTGGATGCTGAATGAATTTCCCATTTTCATCCCGCTGGATAAGAGGCGTTTTGTCTCTCAGACCACAGGAAATCTCTATATCGCTAAAGTAGAGGCTTCTGACCGAGGGAACTACTCCTGCTTTGTCTCCAGCTTATCCATTGCTAAGAGTGTCTTCAGCAAGTTTATCCCTTTAGTCCCACAGACCGAGA GGTCTGTTCGGGAATACGCAGCTGATATAAAAGTGATGTTTCCGGACACGTATGCTCTGGTTGGCCAGAACATCACCCTGGAGTGTTTTGCATTGGGAAA TCCCATTCCCCAGATCAAATGGAGGAAAGTGGATGGAGAGCTGCCTGTTTATCATGAGATCAGCAAGGCAGGAGGACTTTTGCGCATCTTTAACGTACAGTACGAGGATGAGGGAGCGTACAAGTGTGAGGCGATCAACTCAAAAGGCAAAGACTGGCACAAAGCGAACCTCTATGTGGAAG CTGCTCCGGACTGGGTGGAGCACATCAGCAGCAGCGAGAGGGACATCGGCAGTGACTACACCATGTCCTGCGTGGCCGGTGGAAAACCCAAGCCTCATGTATACTTCTTGAAAAATGGCCAAATG TATCGCAAGCACGAGTTGCACTTCAAAGAACTGACAACTCATGACTCAGGGATGTACCAGTGCATAGCTGAGAATCGCCATGGAGTGATCCAAGCCAACGCTGAACTGCGGGTCTTCG TGGGCGCCCCTTCATTTGAGTTCAACCCGGTTAAGCAGAGGCTGCTGGGAGCAAAGAATGGCCGTGTAGTGATTGAGTGCAAACCGAAAGCAGCTCCCAAACCCATATTTTCCTGGAGCAAAGGCACAGAGCTGCTCTCTAATTCCAGCAG GATTTTCATTTGGAACGATGGGAGTCTGGAGATCCACAACGTTACCAAGTCAGATGAGGGAAAGTACACATGCTTTGCTGAGAATGACAGGGGCAAAGCTAACAGCACTGGATCGCTGTCAGTCACAG ATGCCACTAAGATCACGTTGGCTCCCTCAAATGCTGATGTGAGCGTGGGTGAAAACGCCAGGATGCAGTGTGCTGCATCACATGACTCGAGCCTCGACATCACCTTCATCTGGTCACTTAATGGCCATGCCATTGACTTTGACAAGGAGGAAGGGTTCTTCCAGCACACAATT gacAGTCAGGCAGGTGTGTCCAACTGTGAGCTGCTGATTAAGAAGACTCAGCTGAGGCACGCAGGAATCTACACCTGCACGGCCCAGACACCTGTGGACAATGTCACAGTTTTCGCTGAACTGGTAGTACGAG GGCCTCCAGGATCTCCAGGAGGAGTGCGTGTGGAGGAGGTTGGTGTGCAGTCTGTGAAGCTTTTCTGGAGTCACGGCACAGATAATCTCAGTCCCATATCCAAATACAATATTCAATACAGAGAGACCAGATCCGAAGGGGAATGGAAAGATGCTGTAACCT CTCCTCGCAATGTAGAAGGCAACGCAGAGATGTCCACAGTAGTCCAACTGCGTCCTTGGACTGAATATGAGTTTCGAGTCATCGCTACAAACACTCTGGGTACAGGAGAACCGAGCGAACCATCAAGCAGAATCACCACGCTGGAAATGG CTCCTCAGGTGGCTCCTTCAGATgtaggaggaggtggaggaacgAGTAGAGAGCTTACCATCACATGGACG CCTGTTCAGCCACAGTACTACAATGGACGTAACTTCGGCTACATTGTCACATTTAAGCCTCAGGATAGCGTTCAGTGGCATAAAGTGACCGTGCCTGACGCTAACGCTAATCGCTACATCCACAAAGACCCCTCAATTCCCCCAGCCACTAAGTTTGATGTGAAAGTAAAAGGCTTCAACAGTGTAGGAGAGGGACCCTATAGTCTCACCGCCGTCATATACTCTGCTCAGGATG CACCCTCAGAGGCTCCCACCATTGTAGAGGCCAGAACCTTGTCAGCGACAGAAGCAATTGTATGGTGGCGGCCACTCGCGCAGCAGACAGTTGAGGGATATCAG GTGAGATATTGGAGGAAGTCCATGGAGAACGAGGCTTCAGCACAGCGCATCTCCAGCAGAGATAACCAGACACGCCTGGATAACATGAAACCCAATTCCCATTATGTTATAGAAGTGCGTGCTTTCAACGGTGCAGGTTATGGACCACCAAGCCAGAGACATGAGATCTACACAAAGAAAGCAC CTCCAAGTCGGCCACCAAAAATAATCGGCACAAAGTTGAACTCCAGTGGAACTTTAGTCAACGTTGCCTGGCAGCATGTGGAGGCTTTAGCCAATGAATCTGCTGTGGAGAACTATAAG GTTCTCTATAGACAGGAGGGCCACAGCACCGGGACACTGTACACCACAAATAAGCAGTCCATTGACCTGCCTATTTACAAAGATGGAGATTACCTGGTGGAGGTGAGGGCACAGAGCAAGGGAGGAGATGGCGCTGTGGCTCAAGTTCGCATCTCAG CTGGAGGGGTCTCATCAGCTTCATCTCTGAGCCTCTGTGTCCTGCTGCTGGTGGCATTGCTCAGCCTAACTCTCTGA